In the Kineococcus mangrovi genome, one interval contains:
- a CDS encoding NAD(P)H-binding protein — MRIVIAGGHGKIAQLLGGLAADRGDEVVGLVRDPAHEADLRELGVTALVRDLEDLASGPDGPQRLADDLTGADAVVFAAGAGPGSGAARKDTVDRGAAVLLADAAERAGVPAYLLVSSIGVDRVRDGATPDGVDDVFLAYLRAKLAAEEDLLARPGLRVCALRPAGLLDDPGTGAVHLAPDVDGGTVPRADVAAVALALLDRLVAADPPARVLGLSSGTTPVDEAVAAG; from the coding sequence GTGCGCATCGTCATCGCCGGAGGACACGGGAAGATCGCCCAGCTGCTCGGGGGGCTGGCCGCCGACCGTGGGGACGAGGTGGTCGGCCTGGTCCGCGACCCCGCCCACGAGGCCGACCTGCGGGAGCTGGGCGTCACGGCGCTCGTGCGCGACCTCGAGGACCTCGCGTCCGGGCCCGACGGCCCGCAGCGGCTCGCGGACGACCTGACCGGGGCCGACGCCGTCGTCTTCGCCGCCGGGGCCGGTCCGGGCAGCGGCGCGGCGCGCAAGGACACCGTCGACCGCGGGGCGGCGGTGCTGCTGGCCGACGCCGCCGAACGGGCCGGCGTCCCCGCCTACCTGCTCGTCTCCTCGATCGGTGTCGACCGGGTCCGCGACGGCGCCACCCCCGACGGGGTCGACGACGTCTTCCTCGCCTACCTGCGGGCCAAGCTCGCCGCCGAGGAGGACCTCCTGGCCCGTCCGGGGCTGCGGGTGTGCGCGTTGCGCCCGGCCGGGCTGCTCGACGACCCGGGGACCGGCGCGGTGCACCTGGCCCCGGACGTCGACGGCGGCACGGTCCCGCGCGCCGACGTGGCGGCCGTGGCGCTGGCGCTGCTGGACCGCCTCGTGGCCGCCGACCCCCCGGCCCGCGTGCTGGGCCTGTCCTCGGGGACGACCCCCGTCGACGAGGCCGTCGCCGCCGGCTGA
- a CDS encoding transglutaminase-like domain-containing protein has protein sequence MPRTSMRVRLRLHADQPTEASLLLAVARRPEVLVRTEELVLTGPGGPVAVGAQTSPEGTVLHHATLPAGDVEVGYEAVVEPAEVEPGQRGGPALTVAERWEFTRPSRFCPSDRLARTAAEEFGSVPRTDLPHAVAQWVAARTAYVSGSSTPTDGALETLVDRQGVCRDFAHLTTALLRALDVPARVAAVYAPGLSPMDFHAVVEAAPRGRWEVVDATRLAPRASLVRITTGRDAADTAFLTTAGAVRLETMSVLAVVDGDLPADDHRGRATLR, from the coding sequence GTGCCCCGGACCTCCATGCGCGTGCGCCTGCGGCTGCACGCCGACCAGCCCACCGAGGCGAGCCTGCTGCTCGCCGTCGCCCGTCGTCCCGAGGTGCTCGTGCGCACCGAGGAACTCGTCCTCACCGGCCCCGGGGGGCCGGTGGCGGTCGGTGCGCAGACCTCGCCCGAGGGCACCGTGCTGCACCACGCGACCCTCCCGGCCGGCGACGTGGAGGTCGGCTACGAGGCCGTCGTCGAGCCGGCGGAGGTCGAGCCGGGGCAGCGGGGAGGGCCGGCGCTCACGGTGGCCGAGCGGTGGGAGTTCACGCGCCCCAGCCGCTTCTGCCCCTCGGACCGGCTGGCCAGGACGGCCGCCGAGGAGTTCGGGTCCGTCCCCCGCACCGACCTGCCGCACGCGGTGGCGCAGTGGGTCGCCGCGCGCACGGCCTACGTCAGCGGTTCCAGCACGCCGACCGACGGGGCGCTGGAGACGCTGGTGGACCGCCAGGGCGTCTGCCGCGACTTCGCCCACCTCACCACGGCGCTGCTGCGGGCGCTCGACGTGCCCGCCCGGGTGGCCGCCGTCTACGCACCGGGCCTGTCCCCCATGGACTTCCACGCCGTCGTGGAGGCGGCACCCCGGGGGCGGTGGGAGGTGGTCGACGCCACCCGCTTGGCTCCGCGGGCCTCGCTGGTGCGCATCACCACCGGTCGCGACGCGGCCGACACCGCCTTCCTCACCACGGCGGGCGCCGTCCGCCTCGAGACGATGTCCGTCCTGGCGGTCGTGGACGGGGACCTGCCCGCCGACGACCACCGGGGCCGCGCGACCCTGCGCTGA
- the serA gene encoding phosphoglycerate dehydrogenase: MPAPDLAPARTGRALLLENVHADARALLSEAGWQVDTAPGALDEDELLERLDGVQLLGIRSQTQVSAKVLENAPDLRAVGAFCIGTNQIDLFAAATHGVAVFNAPYSNTRSVVELALAEIIALTRRLTVKDRAMHDGVWDKSAAGSHEVRGRRLGIIGYGNIGSQLSVVAEALGMSVFFYDRTDKLALGNARRCGSLHEVLEVADVVTLHVDGRSSNSGFFGEEEFARMRPGSIFLNLSRGFVVDHVALRQHVESGHIAGAAIDVFPTEPKGSGHAFESELRGLPNVILTPHVGGSTEEAQEDIGRFVAAKLRDYALHGATTLSVNLPTLGAEATPGTVRLAHLHRNVPGVLAAINSVLAQAGVNIESQQLATRGDLGYVVTDIAAHASEEVGRLLRGLPETVRVRQLG; this comes from the coding sequence GTGCCCGCCCCCGACCTCGCCCCGGCCCGCACCGGACGTGCGCTGCTGCTCGAGAACGTCCACGCCGATGCCCGGGCGCTGCTGTCCGAGGCCGGCTGGCAGGTCGACACCGCACCCGGCGCCCTCGACGAGGACGAGCTGCTCGAACGCCTCGACGGGGTCCAGCTGCTCGGCATCCGCTCGCAGACGCAGGTGAGCGCCAAGGTCCTCGAGAACGCCCCGGACCTGCGGGCCGTCGGCGCCTTCTGCATCGGCACCAACCAGATCGACCTGTTCGCCGCGGCCACCCACGGCGTCGCCGTCTTCAACGCGCCGTACAGCAACACGCGCAGCGTCGTCGAGCTCGCCCTGGCCGAGATCATCGCCCTCACCCGCCGGCTGACGGTCAAGGACCGCGCCATGCACGACGGCGTCTGGGACAAGTCCGCCGCCGGCTCGCACGAGGTCCGCGGCCGCCGCCTCGGGATCATCGGCTACGGCAACATCGGCTCGCAGCTGTCGGTCGTGGCCGAGGCGCTCGGCATGAGCGTCTTCTTCTACGACCGCACCGACAAGCTCGCCCTCGGCAACGCGCGCCGCTGCGGCAGCCTGCACGAGGTCCTCGAGGTCGCCGACGTCGTGACCCTCCACGTCGACGGCCGCAGCAGCAACAGCGGCTTCTTCGGCGAGGAGGAGTTCGCCCGGATGCGGCCGGGGTCGATCTTCCTCAACCTCTCGCGCGGCTTCGTCGTCGACCACGTCGCGCTGCGCCAGCACGTCGAGTCCGGCCACATCGCCGGGGCCGCCATCGACGTCTTCCCCACCGAGCCCAAGGGGTCCGGGCACGCCTTCGAGTCCGAGCTGCGGGGCCTGCCCAACGTCATCCTCACCCCGCACGTCGGCGGGTCCACCGAGGAGGCCCAGGAGGACATCGGCCGGTTCGTGGCCGCCAAGCTGCGCGACTACGCGCTGCACGGGGCGACGACCCTGTCGGTCAACCTGCCGACGCTGGGGGCCGAGGCCACCCCCGGGACCGTGCGGCTGGCCCACCTGCACCGCAACGTGCCGGGGGTGCTGGCCGCCATCAACTCCGTCCTGGCCCAGGCCGGGGTGAACATCGAGAGCCAGCAGCTCGCCACCCGCGGCGACCTGGGCTACGTCGTCACCGACATCGCCGCCCACGCCTCCGAGGAGGTGGGGCGCCTGCTGCGCGGACTGCCCGAGACCGTCCGGGTGCGGCAGCTGGGCTGA